One Melanotaenia boesemani isolate fMelBoe1 chromosome 8, fMelBoe1.pri, whole genome shotgun sequence DNA segment encodes these proteins:
- the cbln12 gene encoding cerebellin 12 isoform X3: protein MQLSSVQFDLLILLTVLLLWGPLGSRGQNDTEPIILEGKCLVVCDSTPSSEPAGNALGMSVRSGSGRVAFSASRQTNHEPTDMSNRTMIIYFDNILVNVGTHFDQESSVFLAPRRGVYSFNFHVVKAYNRQTIQVSLMVNGWPMISAFAGDQDVTREAATNAGLVIMEKGDKAYLRLERGNLMGGWKYSTFSGFLVFPL from the exons ATGCAGCTTAGCTCAGTCCAGTTTGACCTCCTGATTCTGCTGACTGTGCTGCTGTTATGGGGACCACTGGGGTCCAGAGGCCAGAATGACACAGAGCCCATCATCCTTGAAGGGAAATGTTTGGTGGTGTGCGACTCCACTCCTTCATCTGAGCCCGCCGGTAATGCTTTGGGCATGTCTGTCCGCTCTGGCTCTGGCCGAGTGGCCTTCTCCGCCAGCCGCCAGACCAACCATGAACCTACAGACATGAGTAACCGCACTATGATCATCTACTTTGATAAT ATTTTGGTTAACGTGGGCACTCATTTTGACCAAGAGAGTAGCGTCTTCCTGGCACCACGAAGAGGGGTGTACagttttaatttccatgttGTAAAGGCTTACAACAGACAAACTATTCAG GTCAGCCTGATGGTGAATGGCTGGCCAATGATTTCAGCTTTTGCTGGGGATCAAGATGTGACCAGAGAAGCTGCCACCAATGCCGGCCTGGTGATTATGGAGAAGGGGGACAAGGCCTACCTCAGACTGGAGAGAGGCAATCTGATGGGAGGCTGGAAGTACTCTACCTTCTCTGGGTTCCTGGTCTTTCCCTTGTGA
- the cbln12 gene encoding cerebellin 12 isoform X2 yields MASLDEELTCSVCRDSFSQAHPLPCGHSFCPACIREAWSSKEEGKGRFTCPQCQEEHGEVLCDCCPPETKDGRPPLAVKTCLRCEVSLCASHLQPHLERPAFSTHLLVDPLGDLSQRRCPTHLEVFRYYCVDERVYLCGDCLLEGDHAQHKVKALRQVEEDLKVILQTLLIKAEKKLKDGEQILKEHENIDSTMADSLKQDENQVGRLDSDLQVQVKKLVVSLRDITKRERQQVIERVHQDCAKVKDDMSQTANIQHYLTMLLAETDPFLLIWVISRPELPTFHP; encoded by the exons ATGGCATCCTTAGATGAAGAGTTGACCTGCTCTGTGTGTCGAGACAGCTTCAGCCAGGCCCATCCTTTGCCATGTGGTCACAGCTTCTGTCCTGCCTGTATCCGTGAGGCTTGGAGTAGCAAGGAGGAAGGAAAAGGCCGCTTTACCTGCCCACAATGTCAGGAGGAACATGGTGAAGTGCTGTGTGACTGCTGCCCTCCCGAAACAAAAGATGGACGGCCACCACTAGCTGTCAAGACCTGCCTCAGGTGTGAGGTGTCTTTGTGTGCCAGCCACCTCCAGCCCCATCTGGAGAGACCAGCTTTTAGCACCCACCTGCTGGTGGATCCACTCGGGGATCTATCCCAGCGAAGGTGTCCAACACACTTAGAGGTTTTCCGCTACTACTGTGTGGATGAGAGAGTATATTTGTGTGGTGACTGTTTGCTGGAAGGAGACCACGCTCAGCACAAAGTGAAGGCGCTCAGACAAGTTGAAGAGGATTTGAAG GTTATTCTCCAGACACTGCTCATCAAAGCAGAGAAGAAACTGAAAGATGGGGAACAAATTCTCAAAGAGCACGAGAACATAGATTCCACCATGGCT GACTCTCTGAAGCAGGACGAAAATCAGGTGGGGAGGCTGGACTCAGACCTGCAGGTCCAGGTGAAGAAGCTGGTGGTTTCTCTGAGGGACATCACCAAGAGGGAGAGACAGCAGGTCATAGAGCGTGTGCACCAAGACTGTGCAAAAGTGAAAGATGACATGAGCCAGACAGCGAACATCCAGCACTACCTCACCATGCTGCTTGCAGAGACTGATCCCTTCCTGCTCATCTGG GTTATTAGCCGACCTGAACTGCCCACTTTTCACCCCTGA
- the cbln12 gene encoding cerebellin 12 isoform X1 gives MASLDEELTCSVCRDSFSQAHPLPCGHSFCPACIREAWSSKEEGKGRFTCPQCQEEHGEVLCDCCPPETKDGRPPLAVKTCLRCEVSLCASHLQPHLERPAFSTHLLVDPLGDLSQRRCPTHLEVFRYYCVDERVYLCGDCLLEGDHAQHKVKALRQVEEDLKVILQTLLIKAEKKLKDGEQILKEHENIDSTMADSLKQDENQVGRLDSDLQVQVKKLVVSLRDITKRERQQVIERVHQDCAKVKDDMSQTANIQHYLTMLLAETDPFLLIWAFQSDDTKLLADLNCPLFTPDPISLDRKHILEDIESKYREFITATLRCLSELKRELLTSPLSLDTNTAHPLLSISDDLRSVSRVKSRLPCASHPERFDHWPQVLTVQTFSSGTHYWELVAEGFWDVAICYRSIGRKGKEANAFGNNKVSWSLTQQHDKKLAAWHNRRKTRLTYQMVGNRVAVAVDYSAGTITFSEVGSSNNLIHLHTFSATFTQPVCLGFGLYKAELNSRISIVKV, from the exons ATGGCATCCTTAGATGAAGAGTTGACCTGCTCTGTGTGTCGAGACAGCTTCAGCCAGGCCCATCCTTTGCCATGTGGTCACAGCTTCTGTCCTGCCTGTATCCGTGAGGCTTGGAGTAGCAAGGAGGAAGGAAAAGGCCGCTTTACCTGCCCACAATGTCAGGAGGAACATGGTGAAGTGCTGTGTGACTGCTGCCCTCCCGAAACAAAAGATGGACGGCCACCACTAGCTGTCAAGACCTGCCTCAGGTGTGAGGTGTCTTTGTGTGCCAGCCACCTCCAGCCCCATCTGGAGAGACCAGCTTTTAGCACCCACCTGCTGGTGGATCCACTCGGGGATCTATCCCAGCGAAGGTGTCCAACACACTTAGAGGTTTTCCGCTACTACTGTGTGGATGAGAGAGTATATTTGTGTGGTGACTGTTTGCTGGAAGGAGACCACGCTCAGCACAAAGTGAAGGCGCTCAGACAAGTTGAAGAGGATTTGAAG GTTATTCTCCAGACACTGCTCATCAAAGCAGAGAAGAAACTGAAAGATGGGGAACAAATTCTCAAAGAGCACGAGAACATAGATTCCACCATGGCT GACTCTCTGAAGCAGGACGAAAATCAGGTGGGGAGGCTGGACTCAGACCTGCAGGTCCAGGTGAAGAAGCTGGTGGTTTCTCTGAGGGACATCACCAAGAGGGAGAGACAGCAGGTCATAGAGCGTGTGCACCAAGACTGTGCAAAAGTGAAAGATGACATGAGCCAGACAGCGAACATCCAGCACTACCTCACCATGCTGCTTGCAGAGACTGATCCCTTCCTGCTCATCTGG GCCTTTCAATCAGATGACACGAA GTTATTAGCCGACCTGAACTGCCCACTTTTCACCCCTGACCCCATCAGTCTGGACAGGAAACACATTCTAGAAGACATAGAAAGCAAATATCGGGAGTTTATCACCGCCACCCTCCGATGCCTCAGTGAACTCAAGAGGGAGCTCT TAACCAGTCCTTTAAGTCTGGACACAAACACGGCCCATCCTCTGCTGAGCATCTCTGATGACCTGCGCTCAGTTTCGCGTGTTAAAAGTCGCCTGCCCTGCGCTTCTCATCCCGAGCGTTTTGACCACTGGCCACAGGTCCTCACGGTTCAGACCTTCTCCTCTGGGACTCATTACTGGGAGCTGGTGGCTGAGGGATTCTGGGATGTTGCCATCTGCTATCGAAGCATTGGACGGAAGGGGAAAGAAGCTAATGCCTTCGGGAACAATAAG GTGTCATGGAGTTTGACACAGCAACACGACAAGAAGCTTGCAGCCTGGCACAACCGCAGGAAGACTCGTCTCACATATCAAATGGTCGGCAACCGAGTTGCAGTTGCTGTGGACTACAGTGCAGGCACTATCACCTTCTCAGAGGTGGGATCATCCAACAATCTGATCCACCTTCACACTTTCTCAGCGACCTTCACTCAGCCAGTGTGCTTGGGCTTTGGACTCTACAAAGCTGAGCTTAACAGTCGCATCTCTATTGTCAAAGTCTGA